The following proteins come from a genomic window of Streptomyces liliiviolaceus:
- a CDS encoding AfsR/SARP family transcriptional regulator, with amino-acid sequence MGEPPCTGLRFSVLGPLSAHAADAAGGHVLPLALGPLKQRLLLAMLLCRPRTPVPLDLLTDTLWDGEPPRTARKNIQVYVSALRRLLDSVGAGDRLVHQAGGYLLRVDDDELDALRFQRLVRAAREATYQNDLAQASGMLREALGLWRGPALHDLRSSPALRCEADRLDGRCLQAYESWAETELRLGNSYEVAETIGELVEEHPERERLRAAQMNALFDQGRQTETLAAYEGLRQLLAAEYGLQPSPALQTLYRSMLSGGGGATGGVFGPAGTRHVPRPDRRPATLLPPDLPDFTGRREQLRTLLALLARGDAGPRLAVVTGPAGTGKTALAVHAAHRLADAFPDGRVLIRMRDTAGRARPTVSVLAELAELMGSPTPSTARTVSTPEPDRTAAAWRGWLAGRKVLVVLDGCADESCVRPLVPDTGASAVLVTARTPLAGLTPAHRLEATAFDTAECLELLGRIVGPARLGAGREAAAHIVTATGMLPLAVRVCGLKLAVRRHLPLDEYARRLADSRTVLDELVAGDMDVRPRLASGWQDLSPADRSALCELSGLPEGPFTLAQAAARLGRGQHEVLRRLESLMDSGVLLAPDSEITAHAARYELPRLIRVFAREQAALRQPPVTRIPA; translated from the coding sequence ATGGGCGAACCACCGTGCACCGGCTTGCGGTTCTCCGTCCTCGGACCGTTGTCCGCACACGCGGCGGACGCGGCCGGCGGACACGTCCTCCCCCTCGCACTCGGACCGCTCAAACAGCGGCTGCTCCTGGCCATGCTGCTGTGCCGCCCCCGCACCCCCGTCCCGCTCGACCTGCTGACCGACACGCTGTGGGACGGCGAGCCGCCCCGGACGGCCCGGAAGAACATCCAGGTGTACGTGTCGGCCCTGCGCCGGCTCCTGGACTCGGTCGGCGCCGGTGACCGGCTCGTCCACCAGGCGGGCGGCTACCTGCTGCGGGTGGACGACGACGAGCTCGACGCCCTGCGCTTCCAGCGCCTGGTCCGCGCCGCCCGCGAGGCCACGTACCAGAACGATCTCGCCCAGGCCTCCGGCATGCTGCGCGAGGCGCTCGGTCTGTGGCGCGGCCCCGCACTGCACGACCTGCGGTCCTCACCGGCACTGCGGTGCGAGGCCGACCGGCTCGACGGCCGCTGTCTGCAGGCGTACGAGAGCTGGGCCGAGACCGAACTGCGGCTGGGCAACTCCTACGAGGTGGCCGAGACCATCGGCGAACTCGTCGAGGAGCACCCCGAGCGCGAACGGCTGCGAGCCGCCCAGATGAACGCCCTCTTCGACCAGGGACGCCAGACCGAGACCCTCGCCGCCTACGAGGGTCTGCGCCAACTCCTCGCCGCCGAATACGGGTTGCAGCCGAGTCCGGCACTCCAGACGCTCTACCGGTCGATGCTCTCGGGCGGGGGCGGCGCCACCGGCGGCGTGTTCGGCCCGGCCGGCACCCGGCACGTACCCCGGCCGGACCGGCGGCCGGCCACCCTGCTGCCGCCCGACCTGCCCGACTTCACCGGCCGCCGGGAGCAGTTGCGCACCCTGCTCGCCCTCCTGGCCCGGGGCGACGCGGGCCCGCGGCTGGCGGTGGTGACCGGGCCGGCCGGGACCGGCAAGACCGCGCTGGCGGTCCACGCGGCGCACCGGCTCGCCGACGCGTTCCCGGACGGCAGGGTGCTGATCCGGATGCGGGACACGGCGGGCCGGGCCCGGCCGACCGTTTCGGTACTGGCCGAACTGGCCGAACTCATGGGGTCGCCCACGCCGTCCACCGCGCGGACCGTCAGCACTCCGGAGCCGGACCGCACGGCGGCAGCCTGGCGCGGCTGGCTCGCCGGGCGGAAGGTCCTGGTCGTGCTGGACGGCTGCGCCGACGAATCGTGTGTGCGACCGCTCGTGCCCGACACCGGTGCCAGCGCGGTCCTGGTCACCGCGCGGACCCCGCTGGCCGGCCTGACCCCGGCGCACCGGCTGGAGGCGACGGCGTTCGACACCGCGGAGTGCCTGGAACTGCTCGGCAGGATCGTCGGCCCCGCCCGGCTCGGCGCCGGCCGGGAGGCCGCGGCGCACATCGTCACCGCCACCGGGATGCTGCCCCTGGCGGTACGCGTGTGCGGTCTGAAACTCGCCGTACGACGCCATCTGCCGCTGGACGAGTACGCCCGGCGGCTGGCGGACAGCCGGACGGTGCTCGACGAACTCGTCGCAGGAGACATGGACGTACGGCCACGGCTGGCGAGCGGCTGGCAGGACCTGTCCCCGGCGGACCGCTCGGCGCTGTGCGAACTGTCCGGCCTCCCCGAGGGCCCCTTCACCCTCGCCCAGGCGGCGGCCCGGCTCGGCCGCGGACAGCACGAGGTGCTCCGCAGGCTGGAGTCCCTGATGGACTCCGGTGTGCTCCTCGCGCCGGACAGCGAGATCACCGCCCATGCCGCACGGTACGAACTGCCGCGGCTCATCCGGGTGTTCGCCCGTGAACAGGCCGCCCTGCGACAGCCGCCGGTCACCCGGATACCCGCCTGA
- a CDS encoding helix-turn-helix domain-containing protein yields MDESEPASTPSDSMLADRIDALFRVVRRPNREQYSHEEVARACREATGESFSATYLWQLRTGRRGNPTKRHLEALAKFFDVPVVYFFDDEQGDVIAKQLELLDALRDAEVRSVALRAVNLSPEGMGTISDMIDVIARRENAGGAGP; encoded by the coding sequence ATGGACGAGAGCGAACCCGCGTCGACACCGTCGGACTCGATGCTGGCGGACCGCATCGACGCGCTGTTCCGGGTCGTGCGGCGGCCCAACCGCGAGCAGTACAGCCACGAGGAGGTCGCCCGCGCCTGTCGTGAGGCGACGGGAGAGAGCTTCTCCGCCACCTATCTGTGGCAACTGCGGACGGGGCGGCGCGGAAATCCCACCAAGCGCCATCTCGAAGCCCTCGCCAAGTTCTTCGACGTACCCGTCGTCTACTTCTTCGACGACGAGCAGGGCGACGTCATCGCGAAACAGCTGGAACTGCTCGACGCGCTGCGCGACGCCGAGGTGCGCAGCGTGGCGCTGCGCGCGGTCAACCTCTCGCCCGAGGGCATGGGCACGATCAGCGACATGATCGACGTCATCGCCCGCCGCGAGAACGCGGGCGGCGCCGGACCGTAA
- a CDS encoding ParH-like protein produces the protein MRSDRRGRQRRLCRRIVDGLDLPTPFDATEFIGALARMRGRPIELMPVRSKSDIPCGVLITTDRADYIVYAADTTPLHQQHILLHEAAHVICGHYETAPASSAAARILLPDLPPALVRRVLSRSVYTEPQEQEAELVASLILTRAAHLARTGPTGPEWPRLHTLFGRSGNQEPAGDDRPADGPDGPDGPDSPDSPDSPDSASMTDVTDGADG, from the coding sequence GTGCGTAGTGACCGGCGGGGGCGGCAGCGGCGGCTGTGTCGGCGCATCGTCGACGGGCTCGACCTGCCCACTCCCTTCGACGCGACCGAGTTCATCGGTGCGCTCGCGCGGATGCGCGGCCGGCCCATCGAACTGATGCCGGTCCGCTCCAAGTCGGACATCCCGTGCGGAGTGCTGATCACCACCGACCGCGCCGACTACATCGTCTATGCCGCCGACACCACGCCGCTGCACCAGCAGCACATCCTGCTGCACGAGGCGGCACACGTCATCTGCGGCCACTACGAGACGGCACCCGCCTCGTCGGCCGCCGCCCGGATCCTGCTGCCCGACTTACCCCCGGCACTGGTGCGGCGCGTCCTCAGCCGCAGCGTGTACACCGAACCGCAGGAGCAGGAGGCCGAACTGGTCGCCTCCCTCATCCTGACCCGTGCGGCGCACCTCGCCCGGACGGGACCCACCGGGCCCGAGTGGCCGCGGCTGCACACCCTGTTCGGACGGAGCGGGAACCAGGAGCCCGCCGGGGACGACCGGCCCGCCGACGGCCCGGACGGCCCGGACGGCCCGGACAGCCCGGACAGCCCGGACAGCCCGGACAGCGCGAGCATGACGGATGTGACGGACGGCGCCGATGGCTGA
- a CDS encoding MAB_1171c family putative transporter, giving the protein MADLGSLVAAALFLSFALYRALIIWRGSDPAQRYIAGFAGCMGAAMLFRAPVVMSALRDLAPLDTVVMLVTHELKSFAHVLLLLVGLSLRPAGPDRGAQRRQLRLAAAVLVTGAAVLLMAGVRAESGLATAPPDRRWFLAVYNVLFAAYGTWCLLVLTRELVRQTRQVAAGPMRTGLRLMTFAALLGIVWTLWVLTYVPMNLTQGLHTASEDAVCSVLGAVTAALATGGATATWWASASGGPLAAPGRWLSAYRRHRALEPLWSALRTELPQIALDPAAPRRPVLWRAEFDLYRRVIEIRDGHLALRPYFPADATGRAAPDGTYGTAVGPTGPVGPVGPGERSAEVRAVVEAATIAAALEGKRAGRAPAGVHSSSPVSQQIAGTVAAEVAWLLLVTAAFVSSPEVAAARVRARTDAIGLQDGPR; this is encoded by the coding sequence ATGGCTGACCTGGGCAGTCTCGTCGCCGCCGCGCTCTTCCTGTCCTTCGCCCTCTACCGTGCGCTGATCATCTGGCGGGGCTCCGACCCCGCCCAGCGGTACATCGCCGGTTTCGCCGGCTGCATGGGGGCCGCGATGCTCTTCAGGGCCCCCGTCGTGATGTCCGCCCTGCGGGACCTGGCACCGCTGGACACCGTCGTCATGCTGGTCACCCACGAACTCAAGAGCTTCGCGCACGTCCTGCTGCTGCTGGTGGGGCTCTCGCTCAGGCCCGCCGGCCCCGACCGCGGAGCACAGAGACGGCAGCTCCGGCTCGCGGCGGCGGTCCTGGTGACCGGAGCCGCCGTCCTGCTCATGGCGGGCGTCAGGGCCGAGAGCGGGCTGGCGACCGCCCCGCCGGACCGCCGGTGGTTCCTCGCCGTGTACAACGTGCTCTTCGCCGCGTACGGCACCTGGTGCCTGCTCGTCCTGACCCGTGAACTCGTCCGGCAGACCCGGCAGGTGGCCGCGGGACCGATGCGCACGGGACTACGGCTGATGACGTTCGCCGCGCTCCTCGGCATCGTATGGACCCTGTGGGTGCTGACGTACGTGCCCATGAACCTGACCCAGGGACTCCACACGGCCAGCGAGGACGCGGTGTGCAGTGTGCTGGGCGCCGTCACCGCCGCCCTCGCCACCGGCGGGGCCACCGCGACCTGGTGGGCGAGCGCGTCCGGCGGGCCCCTCGCCGCGCCCGGCCGCTGGCTGTCCGCGTACCGCAGACACCGGGCCCTGGAACCGCTGTGGTCGGCGCTGCGCACCGAACTGCCGCAGATAGCGCTCGATCCCGCCGCCCCTCGCCGCCCGGTGCTGTGGCGTGCGGAGTTCGACCTCTACCGGCGGGTCATAGAGATCCGCGACGGGCACCTGGCCCTGCGTCCGTACTTCCCCGCCGACGCCACCGGCCGGGCGGCGCCCGACGGGACCTACGGGACGGCCGTCGGCCCCACCGGTCCTGTCGGTCCTGTCGGTCCCGGTGAGCGTTCGGCGGAGGTCCGCGCCGTCGTGGAGGCCGCCACCATCGCCGCCGCCCTGGAGGGCAAACGGGCCGGGCGGGCCCCGGCCGGCGTGCACTCCTCCAGCCCCGTGTCGCAGCAGATAGCGGGCACCGTCGCCGCCGAGGTGGCATGGCTCCTCCTGGTCACCGCCGCCTTCGTGTCCTCTCCCGAGGTCGCCGCGGCGCGCGTCCGGGCCCGCACGGACGCCATCGGGCTCCAGGACGGACCGCGGTGA
- a CDS encoding esterase/lipase family protein — MQRSLKRLTLFLSAVLALAFTMLTVMPAGAAPSHSDGSRNRVIFVHGFAPTGKHDCAKYFSSARKHFKNKNWKGNLLTFGYYKGDKNCSYRYKNGTRNKSLNTVAKVFANYVADNYSSKNEKVDVVAHSMGGLIVRAALYHSSKGTPGFPKKLYIEDVVTLGTPHGGTKAGYACSGIFAQCKEMKPRSAFLKSLGTAMPKSNRRTGWTTDWTTVSSYNDGVVSEASGIAGIAKHEVQYQAGIGHNELKTVHTGRHKSRIKHPNWSAWSKRVSPVEQARLSVLLSSM; from the coding sequence ATGCAGAGGTCATTGAAGCGGCTCACGCTGTTTCTTTCCGCGGTGCTGGCACTCGCCTTCACCATGCTCACGGTGATGCCGGCGGGCGCGGCGCCGAGCCACTCGGACGGATCGCGCAACCGGGTCATCTTCGTTCACGGGTTCGCGCCGACCGGAAAGCACGACTGCGCCAAGTACTTCTCGTCCGCCCGGAAGCATTTCAAGAACAAGAACTGGAAGGGCAACCTGCTCACCTTCGGTTACTACAAGGGTGACAAGAACTGCTCGTACAGGTACAAGAACGGCACCCGCAACAAGTCCCTCAACACCGTGGCCAAGGTGTTCGCGAACTACGTCGCCGACAACTACTCCAGCAAGAACGAGAAGGTCGACGTCGTCGCCCACTCCATGGGCGGTCTCATCGTCCGTGCCGCCCTCTACCACAGCAGCAAGGGCACCCCGGGCTTCCCGAAGAAGCTCTACATCGAGGACGTCGTCACCCTCGGCACCCCGCACGGCGGAACCAAGGCGGGCTACGCGTGCAGCGGGATCTTCGCGCAGTGCAAGGAGATGAAGCCGAGGAGCGCGTTCCTCAAGAGCCTCGGGACGGCCATGCCGAAGTCCAACAGGCGAACCGGCTGGACCACCGACTGGACCACCGTGTCGTCGTACAACGACGGAGTCGTCTCCGAGGCGTCCGGTATCGCCGGCATCGCGAAGCACGAGGTCCAGTACCAGGCCGGAATCGGTCACAACGAGCTGAAGACCGTCCACACCGGAAGGCACAAGAGCAGGATCAAGCACCCCAATTGGAGCGCCTGGTCCAAGCGTGTCTCTCCCGTGGAACAGGCGCGCCTGTCGGTGCTTCTCTCCTCGATGTGA